The proteins below are encoded in one region of Dioscorea cayenensis subsp. rotundata cultivar TDr96_F1 chromosome 18, TDr96_F1_v2_PseudoChromosome.rev07_lg8_w22 25.fasta, whole genome shotgun sequence:
- the LOC120282594 gene encoding HMG-Y-related protein A-like, which translates to MASNEEHPQPATLPPYSEMIMAAIDALDEKNGSSKSAISKYVESTYGELPPSHPSLLAAHLVRMKESGELVMVKNNYMRPGPDAPPKRGRGRPPKPKVPLPPGAAPPTPRPRGRPPKAKDPLAAAVAKAASGLPRPRGRPPKKTRPTVAGAGSASSGAAPPPSGVKRGRGRPPKVKPQFADVGFA; encoded by the exons ATGGCCTCCAATGAGGAGCATCCGCAGCCGGCGACGCTGCCGCCGTACTCCGAG ATGATCATGGCGGCGATCGATGCTCTGGATGAGAAGAACGGGTCGAGCAAGTCGGCGATATCGAAGTACGTGGAGTCCACGTACGGGGAGCTGCCGCCGTCTCACCCGTCGTTGCTGGCGGCGCATCTGGTCAGAATGAAAGAGAGCGGGGAGCTTGTCATGGTGAAGAACAACTACATGCGGCCAGGGCCGGATGCGCCACCGAAGAGAGGGCGGGGACGGCCGCCGAAGCCGAAGGTCCCTCTACCACCCGGGGCGGCACCGCCGACGCCTCGCCCGCGTGGTCGGCCTCCTAAAGCTAAGGACCCACTTGCGGCGGCAGTCGCCAAGGCCGCCAGTGGCCTCCCAAGGCCACGTGGCCGGCCGCCGAAGAAGACCCGCCCGACCGTAGCTGGTGCCGGTTCGGCCTCTTCCGGAGCCGCTCCTCCTCCCTCTGGGGTTAAGCGCGGGCGTGGTCGACCTCCCAAGGTGAAACCCCAGTTCGCTGATGTTGGTTTTGCTTGA